A window of bacterium genomic DNA:
ACATCCTTTGTTACCTGGGCTGCAACTACCAGCGCTTCATCCGAGCGGACCCAGTTCCGATCAACTTCGTCCAGGGCTGTCAACGCAACCGCCCTGATTGCAGCTGAGCTATCCAGCAAGGTCTGAACCAAAGCGGGAACGGCACGCCTGTCCCCAATCCTATTTAGAACGTCGACGCCTACTTGACGTACGTATTGATTTTTGTGTTTCAGACTCATGATAAAGTACGAAACCACCTCATTTCCAATATCCGATTGAATCCAATACGGATTGAAAAGGTCCATGGTTTCAATAGCAGCGATACAAATTCGAGTGCTCGGGATAGTTAGAAGGTCTCTCAAAATCTCTGCTAAACGATCCGGTTCGAGAGATTCGATGATGGTGACTGCGTTCGCACACGCATCTCTGTTTTCATCACACAGGAATCCAAGTGCGCGAGCCGCTTGCTCCTTGCTGGATGCATCTAAAAGGGCTGTAATCAGTGGTTGAACAGAAGCTGGCCCGAATTTAACAATGGAACTTACAGCGGCTTCCTGTACCGCCGAGTGGTCGTCAGATAGAGCGGCAAATGAGTGGTTCAATTGCGGCACGCGGCTTCGATTTACCGAGATCCTGAATAGCCCTTTTCCGTGCTTCAGGGTTCTTCGATCGCAGTTGGTAGAGTTTCCACCAAAGCATTCAACTTATCCCCTGAAATTAATTGTACCAAAACAAGCGAACAAATTCGTCACCGGAGAATTTGCGCTTGTGGACTGCCCTGCATTTTTATTGCCTTCCGTATCAAATGTGAAAATTTGCACTTCTCCTGGGAACCGGTGAATTCAAAACGTTCTAGTATCCAGCAATGTGTATGTTTTTACAACTTATACACAGTTTGGATAATTTTGTACACAATGATGTGCATTTATGTGTATCGAGTGGAAGAGATGGTCCGTAGAGATATAGAGCTCAGAGAAAGAAGGTTATCCAAACTGTCGAAGATTATCTGGGTCTGGACAGAATGTTCGGATCACCATAAGCAGGACCTTTAACGCGGCGTCGATCGTGAGGCGCCTTTTTTGTCAAACTCGTTCAGAAGCTCCATTCGAAGCGATGGAGCGAGCGGCTGCCGCAATCCAAAGTGCATTTTGGAAACCATCTCTAAATCTAGGCGTAAAGGGATTGCCTGTTCTCAATGAATCAACAAACTTTGTTAGAGCAGCACGAATACTCGCGCGCCCCATAGATTCAGATCGCTTAAAACCTCGATAGCCAAGAGTGACGATATCGAGCAAGAAAGCGGAAGCGTGGTTTTGCGAGGCACCGTTTTTTTCCAGATGCAATGCCATATTTGGTTCAGCAAGACGAATGGCCCCTTTGGGGCACGGGCAACAACCAATCGAGATTGAGGCAATTGCGTCAACAAGACAATGGAAGGATGATCAACTCCGGTTGCGGCTTGCTTTCCAGGATGGATCATCCGCGGTTTGTGACCTGGCTTACGGGAAACGAACACGCGAGTGGCTTATCATACGTATCAGCTCAGTCGCAAGATCGATTGCGTGACAACCAAGATCATGTAAGACACCCCCCTCCATTGGATTCAATCGATGCATCGTGATCTTAGACCAGCCAAGAACGTCTAAATGAAGGCAAAACTCAAGCTCGACGGGGCTTCCGATCGCCTGGTCTCTAAGAAGTTGCTGCGCACGAATGTAATTTGGCCAAAAACGTCGATTGAAATCGATCATAAGGCGCAGTTCCTCACGCACGGCATCGATGCTCGCGATCTGTGATGAAAGCAGAAGCGGTTTTTCCACAAATACGGGAATTCCGCGACCGATCGTATCCGTCCAAATCTCAAAGTGTGCAGAAGGGGGTGTCGCAACAAGAACACCATGGATCGAGGAACGATCCAGCATCGAGCGGTGATCAGTATAAATGTCTGCATCCGGAAGAAGCATTTTTGCGGTTCGGCTGCTTTCAGGAAGTGGATCAACAACCGCTGAAATACGAACCGCAGGCAATGTTTGAAGGGCCGGCAAATAATATTCGCGCACAAGACGGCTAACTATCGCGAAACCATCCGGGCGGTGCTCGCCCGTTCGCCCCGAATCCGGGGCACCTT
This region includes:
- a CDS encoding Gfo/Idh/MocA family oxidoreductase encodes the protein MDRINAIYYNETPTSGNSLPQKRGLIRALRESIPAPVQHAIARSVPVEVRDFVVSREVTGGLDWNRTPGFALRSDLFSFLRLNLSGREPLGILEPGSDAYHRYIEHVTRCFLGLRTNGTNVPIVEDVLLLQQIYPGIRQHLLPDLLLRWSHEYPVTEVSSKSIGVVKGAPDSGRTGEHRPDGFAIVSRLVREYYLPALQTLPAVRISAVVDPLPESSRTAKMLLPDADIYTDHRSMLDRSSIHGVLVATPPSAHFEIWTDTIGRGIPVFVEKPLLLSSQIASIDAVREELRLMIDFNRRFWPNYIRAQQLLRDQAIGSPVELEFCLHLDVLGWSKITMHRLNPMEGGVLHDLGCHAIDLATELIRMISHSRVRFP